tgacctcaagtgatctgcctgcctcagcttcccaaagtgctgggattataggcgtgagccaccatgcccagccaaattgtcttttgtctgtctcttcttCCCCATTAGAATGTAAGAACCTTGAGGGCAGAGATGCTGCATCCCCAGGTCTAGCACAGAGCCCAGCACATACCAGGTGTTCAGTGAATGTTTGtcaaaagaatgaaggaataTAAAGTGCTCAGCACAATGCCTgacataataaaaaatcaaaattgctGGCTCTTGTTGTATATAAATGTTAGTGACTATTATTGCTATTTGTGAGGACTACATGTCACTCAGCAATTCTTAGAGCAGGTAGTTATTTGAGTCCTGTATAATGGAGTATCATAGGAGAAACGGGGATATAAGACTCAGTGGGTACTGTTGAGGAATAGACAATATAGCTGGGAAGGCAGGAACTCAGGAAAAATAATCATGATGTGTTGAGCTGATGATGCATTGAGTTGTTCTAACAAGACTGGAAGTGAGTATAATTACCCTATTTTTAGattagaaactgaggctcagagagggtgatATGCCTAAGGTCACCCAGTGTGTCTCGAAAGCACTTAGCTCAGTGTCTGTGGAAACTCAGTGGCCAATGTGTTATCTGCACATCTGTCTGGACCGCCCTGGGGCATCTCCAGCACTTGCGTGTACCTGGGCACACTCCacgcacatggacacagggtggtgGGCTTTGGGTGCGTGTGTTTCTCACAACTCTGGGGCTCCTGGTGGAGAGGTCCATGCTGAGGAGCACTAGGGGTCTGGGAGGTCTTTACCCCTGGGGCCCAGGGCTGAGGAGTCCTTTGTCCTGTGACTGGAAGAAGCAGCTTTTGCGTGGGTGTCAGGCATAACGTGGGGCAGGCCCAGCTGGCACACAACAGGGGCAGGTGAGGCCTGGGAGGGTGAAGAATGAGGATGCCCTGTGCTCGTGAGGACACCACACCTGCATTGACCAACACCTGGCTGTGCCAGcgcacacatgtgtacacatggacacacacaggcacacaagtatacacacacatctcTCACAGTCTCTTGCTCCCCTAGGCATGCTGACAACCCCTGCTCACACTGGCTGAGTCACTCTGCATGTCAAGGGCCCTCCCAGTTCCCCAGCCTGACTGGTGTCATTCAAGCTTTTAGCGTTGCAATGACCAGGCTGTGTCCATCCTGCTCACCAGACATCCACAGAGACCCGTCCAGGGCCAGCGCAGAGTGAGCACTCAGATTcgtgtaaaaaataaattcacagcacagtacggtggctcacacctgtaatctcagcactgcagaggctgaggtgggcagatcgcttgagcccaggagtttgagaccagcctggccaacatagcgaaaccccatctctacagaaaatacaaaaattagcgggacgtggtagcacgcgcctgtagtcccagctacactgggggctgaggtgggagaatcacttgagcctaagaggtagaggttgcagtgagctgagactgcactccagcctgggtgacagagcaagaccctgtctcaaaataaataaataaataaataaataaattcactcCCTCCCCCTTTCCATTCTTCACTTATTTACttaccccttccttccttcactcacctgctcattcattcattcattgagtcAATGGCTCACTTACTCCCTCATTCCTGGCCTCCAGGATGGGAGCAAAGCTGCAGCCCTGCCTCCCCACAAACTCCTCCCTTCACACAGCCTATATCTGCTGAGTGCCTATCAGATGCCAAGTCCTGACAGCTCTTCCCCTGCCACACCTGGTCCATGGACCCTGCCCAGGTGCACACCCTGGTGGACATCctgtttttctcccttctccctgcccTGACCACATGTCCCGGGCCGGATGCTTATGAAATCCTGTGAGTTCTTCCAACACCAGGGCCCTGCTGGCCTGATGCCCAGAGCTTGGTTTTGAGCCATGTGCTCTGGGACATGGCAAGGCTGGGATTGGAAGCTCACAGCCCTGGTGACACCAAGCCAGGCTGAGACTCAGAGCAAGGCCAGGGTTGCCGGTCCCATCCATGCACATCCATGGAGCACACCTGTGAATGGACTCAACATGAGAATGTGGCCCAGACAAGGCCATGCCATGTCCAAGGTCACAGGGAATGTCAATGAGGGAATCCAGCCATAGCACATCTGTTCACTCATGGATACATCTGCACAGCGGTGGAGGTAGACACCATTGCCTAATATTATAGGGCCAGGGTTTGAATCTCAGCCATTTGACTTTGGGCAagccacttcacttctctgagctttatcttttttatctttctttttgtttgtttgtttctttgagacagaatttctttctgtcgcccaggctggagtgcaatggcgtgatcttggctcactgcaacctccgcctcctgggttcaagcgattctcctgcctcagcctcccgagtagctgggattacaggtgtgcgccaccacactcagctaatttttgtattatttttagtagagacaaggttttaccatgttggccaggctggtctcctgaccccaggtgatccacctgcctcggcctcccaaagtgctgggattacaggcgtgagccacagctccccgCCGCTTTATCTTTCCTtacatacagtaggtgctcagtaaatgtagCTGCTAAAAAATTCAGTAGGAGAGTGAGTGCAAATGCAGTGTGTTAGTGTCTGCAGacctcatcatcatcatttacATGCCCGTTGGTGTGTACATGAATGCATGTTGGTGTGCATCCAGGCATATAATGTGCTATTCAAGAACTTGGGTGGGTCCCTCAATTTACATTTCAATGCATGTGTCTGTGAGGTCTtcagagctgattttttttttctcaaaatgcacATCATTCCTGGTGTGGTGTTGTGGAGGATTTTCTGAGCGCTTGTCATAGACAGGAATTGGTGTGTATCTGAATAGACATGTGTGTGCTTGCCTGTgtctgtgtggatgtgtgtgaggGGTTATGAGTATGACCTCCAACCTTATCAAGTTACTTCATTGGTAGAATCTGTGTGGTCATTTCTGCATCCGGGGCATTCTGGACCTGGATTGCTTGGGTTCACATTTCAACTCCGCTAGCTATGCCATCTCGGAGAGGACACTTAAACACTCGGTACTGTTTGCTTTTCTGTGAATTGGCGATAATAGTAACCACCTTATGGTGGTATGAGGACTGCAAGACCTAATGTATGTGATGGACTGAGTACAGAGCCTGGCATGGACAAGCGCTTGTCTCTCACTGCCCCCGTGACTGCCCCTGTGATAGGATATTACTTTGTTCTTCTATTACAGTACTTACCCAGGTATATTGCCATTTGCTGTCCACAGGACTGTCCTTTCCACTAGACTGTGAGTCCCTGTAGGACAGGACCCTGTCTGAGCCATCCATCATCATAGATTATGTGTTGCCTGCTAGTTCTGAACCTCAGACTTCTCTCTTTCATAATAACAGCTGGCATTTAGGGCGCATGTCTGCGTGCCAGGTGCTGTGTTAAGTGCATTAAGCTTCAAACAATCCAAGGGATTGGTATCCTTGTTGTTCCTATTTTGGAGACGAGAAAAACCCCTGACACTCAGAATGGTTAAGAAACTCAGGTTCACACAGTGGCTTGAACACTGGCAGACAGATTCACTCTCAGCCTGCACTAGATATAAGCTGTGGGAGGAGATTGTGGGGGCAGGAATGTTGCTGAACAGAAGGAATGCCTGCCTTCCAGACTGCCCCAGCAGGCTCTCTCTCACTCCACCCCCATTAATCCCTCCCCCATCTATATGAATATCACTGTTTTtgcagggtatggtggcacacgcctgtaatcccagcactttgggaggccaaggcaggaggatcacctgaggtcaggagttcgagaccagcctgaccaacatggagaagccctgtgtctaccaaaggtacaaaattagctgggggcatggtggcacatgcctgtaatcccagctacttggaaggctgaggcaggagaatcgcttgaacctgggaggcggagatagtgttgagccaagattgcgcattgcactccagcctgggcaacaagagtgaaactctgtcttaggaaaaaaaaaaaaaatcattgtttctcTCTCTTACCCTGGGGCATCTCAGCCCCCTGCCCTGGCACGGTGCTCCCAGGGATGAGGCAGTGGCTCCAGATCACTCCTTCTTTGGTCCAGTTGTGGGTGAGTTAGAGGGGCTTCTCTGAGCTAACCTAGTCCCCTGAGTCAGTAGGGATGGGGAGGGAATACTGGACTCAGCAGGAGGAAGGGAGCCTCCAGGGTGTTGTGGGGGTTGGGTGCTCAGACTCTTGGACAGAAGAGGGATGGAGCAGAAGGTAGACCCCACTGGTCagcctcctctccttcccagatcttcccacctcagagaGGAGAGGGAATGGTCCTTTCTTAGGTCCTTTTTGGGGTGTGTTAAACCAGATCCCTCTTATTCCATCTTGaccacagtaattttttttttttttttttttttttttttgagacagtgtcgctctgtcgcccaggctggagtgcaatggtgtgatctcagctcactgcaagctctgcctcctgggttcaagagagtctcctgcctcagctgctcgagtagctggaattacagacacctgccaccactcccggctaatttttgcatttttagtagagacagggtttcaccgtgttggccaggctgatcttgaactcctgacctcaagtaatttgcccttcttggcctcccaaagtgctgggattacaggcatgagccactgtgtctggccagcaATTGTACTTTTTGCtctctattttgaaataattgtagatttATTGAAGAGTTACATGGACAGTACAGGGAGATCCTGTATATCCTTCAGCCACGTCTCCTTAGTCTCCTCCAACCTGAGACCGTTTCTTGTGGTTTCCTTGTCTTTTGTGACCTGGACACCTTTGAAGAGTGCTGGTCAGATCTTTTGTAGAATGggttttctcatgattaggctGATGTTACGGATTTGGGGGAAGAATGCCACCCAGGCAAAGTGCCCTTCTCACCACATCATTTCAGAGGCTGTGATATCAACAAGACTTTTGACTGGTGGTGCCAGCCTTCATTTGGTTAAGTGGTGTCTGCCAGATTTTTCCACTGTGAAGTCACTGTTtttgcctttccacattctacttgtTAGAAGCAAGTTGCTgagtccagcccacactcaagagGAGAAAAATTAAGCTCCGTTTCCTAGATGGCAGAGCATCAAAGAACTTGTATGCATATGTTAAAACCACCATACTAATTAATACATATTTGGGGGTAGATACTTTGAGGCTATGCAAATATCTTGTTTCAAGCCTGGTggggtggtatgtgcctgtagtagcagctactggggagcatgaggtgggaggatcccattgagcctaggagttccagaccagcctggacaatgcagtaagatcctgtttctaaaaaaaaaaaaccttgtttcTCCTTAAAGTTTCACCCACTCATTTTATTGTTCATTGGTAGATGTTGCCTGCAGCAATTATTATTCTGGTGTTCTAATGATGATTTTTCAATTTCTCTCAATTGTTCTACATTTACTAATTGGAATTCTTCTGTAAGAAGACTtgtcctggctgggcgcggtggctcacgcctgtaatcccagcactttgggaggccgaggccaggagtcgggagttcaagaccagcctgaccaacatggaaaaaccccgtctctacctaaaatacgaaattagccaggcgtggtggcgcatgactataatcccagctactcgggaggctgaggcaggagaattgcttgaacccaggaggcggaggttgtggtgagccgagatcacgtgattgcactccagcttgggcaacaagagtgaaactccatctcaaaaaaaaaaaaaaaaaaaagacacatcctttccccccaattttttttttaagagagataggattttgctctgttactcagtattcaggctaaagtgcagtggggtgatcctcctgcctcagcctcccaaatattaatagctgagactacaggcatgtgctaccatgcccagctaatttttaattttttgtagagatggagccttgctatgttgccctatGTTGCTccggttggtcttgaactcctggcctcaagtgatcctcctgccttggcctcccaaagcactgagatgacaggcgtgagccactgcactcagccttacCATATTTTATTAACTAGTCCCCTACCATGAGcctttaggttgtttccaaatgcTTTAATTACAAATAATACTATAGTGTTCCAACATGTAGAGTTGAATCTATAGAGCCACCTGCATAAGAGGGAGAAATCAAAGGGCAtgtgtattttctattttgatattGTCAAACTGCCTGCACCATTTATACTCCGTGttagcttctttttatttttttgagacggagtctcgctctgtcacccaagctggagtgcaatggcgcgatctcagctcactgcaacctccacctcccgagttcaagtgattgtcatgcctcagcctctcgagtagctgggattacagacacgtgctaccatgcctgggtaatttttatatttttagtagagacagggtttcaccatgttgcccaagctggtttctaactcctgacctcaggtgatctgcccacgatggcctcccaaagtgctgggattacaggtgtgagccactccacctggccGGCATggttgcatttttgttttgttttgtttttttcttctttttgagatgaggtttcgctcttgttgcccaggctggagtgcaatggtgcgatctcagctcaccacaatctctgcctcccgggttcaagtgattctcctgcctcagcctcccgagtagctgggattacaggcatgtgccaccacgcctgggtaattttgtatttttagtagagacggggtttctccatgttggtcaggctggtctcgaactcccaaccttaggagatccacctccctcggcctcccaaaatgctgggattactggcatgagccaccgcgcctggcctggttgCAATTCTAAATAGGCTGCTCacggaaggcctctctgagaaggTGATGTTTGAGCAATGACTTGAAAGAATTGCCCATGTTGTCAACTGGGGAGGAGCACCCCAGCAGAGGGAACAGTGAGGCAAAGGCCCTGGTCAGGATCCTGGCTGGAGAGGACACAGGAACCTGGAGAGTGGTGGGAGTTGGGGTTACAGAGGAAGGTGCGGGGGGGAGTGGAAATCAGCAAATTGTGTAGGGCCTTGGAGGCCACAGGGAAGGTTTTGGCTACTCTGAGTTAGGTGGGATCCATGGGAAGGTTTGGAGCGGAGGAGGAACATGACCTAATTTATGTTCTAACAAGATCTGTCTGGTACTGTGTAGTAATTAGACTTGGGGAGTCAAGGCGTGGAGTAGGGTGGGGTTCAAAACTCAGAAGCCAGGAGACCAGGGGGAAGCTGGTGCAATGATCCAGATGGGAGGCCCTGGTGGCTCAGACCATGGAGTCAGCTACGGGGATGTCAAGGTGTAGTTGGGTACAGGATATATTTCCAAGGTTGAGTTGATAGgacttgctgatggattggataCAGGGTGTGAGGAAAGAGAGGGTGGGGCTGGAGCAGCCAGAAGAATGGGGACGCTACTCTCTAAGATGTGGGCAGCATAGTAGAGGCAGGTTTGGTGGGGGAGGTGGTAATAAGGAGAACAGTTCGAGATAGTTGAGTTTAAATTCAACATCCAGGTGAATGCAGATGGAAACGCAAGCCTGGAGATTAGGAAAAACTGGGTTTGAGAATAATAGCCACCACCTCAGAGGCTGTCGTCCTGGTTAAATGAATTCCCGAATTCTGTAAGGCACTAGGAACAAGGCCCAGCCCCTGGTGAGTGCTAAAAGGGGTTAATTACTCTTCCAGGCCTGGAAAAGATCTCACTTTTGGCTTCAGCCCCCTCTCCCACACCCTGGCCCTCACATTCCTTTCAGAACTAGGGGAAGTGAGTTCTCAAGGTGGCTGAGAAATCTCCTTCCCACCCAAAGACAGGAGCTCCACACTCAGGCAATAGGCCAATCAggctaagcatttttttttttttttttttttttttttgagatggaggcttgctctgttgcccaggctggagtacaatggtgtgatctcggctcactgcaacctccgccacccaggttcaagtgattctcctgcctcagtctcccgagtagctgggattacaggcgtgcaccaccacgctcagctaatttttgtatttttagtagttacgggggttttaccgtgttggccaggctggtcttgaactcctgacctcaggtgatccacccacctcggcctcccaaagtcccgggattacaggtgtgagccacctcgcctggcccagCCACTACTCCTGGCCCTAGGCTGAGCATTTAAATCCACTGCAGGacttgggtggagctggaggccattatcctaagtgaagtaactcaggaatggaaatccAGATACAGTAGGTTCTCACTTATATAAgcggaagctaagctatgaggatgcatgGGCATACGGAGTGATATAACGAAATTTGGGGACTGAGTCCAGGGAGGTTgggaggggatgagggataaaagactgcgtattgggtacagtgtacactgctcaggtgatgggtgtactaaaatctcagaatcacTATAGAACTaattcatgtaaccaaaacccaCTTGGACCCCAAAGgctactgaaataaaaagaattaaaaataggctgggcgtggtggctcacgcctgtaatcccagcactttgggaggccgaggcgggaagatcatgaggtcaggagatcaagaccatgctggctaacacggtgaaactccgtctctactaaaaatacaaaaaattagctgcgtgtgtgggcaggtgcctgtagtcccagctactcacagtcccagctactcgggaggctgaggcaggagaatggcatgaacccgggaggcggagcttgcagtgagccgagatcgcgccaccgcactccagcctgggcgacagagccagactccgtctcaaaaaaaaaaaaaagaattaaaaataaaaataaaaataaaaaataaatccaccACGGGGAAACCTTAGGCAAAGGACTCACCTTTCTGATCATCAGTTAccgcatctgtaaaatgaagacaatatgtctgggtacagtggctcaccctgtaatcccagcactttgggaggccgaggcaggtggatcatttgaggtcaggagttcaagaccagcctggccaacatggtgaaaccccgtctctattataaatacaaaaattagccaggtgtggtggcgcacacctgtaataccagctacttgggaggctgaggcagaattgcttgaatccaggaggcggaggttgcagtgagccaagatcgccccactgcattctagcctgggcgacagagcgagacaacatctttaaaaaaaaaaaagaaaaaaaaggaagaagaagacaaTAATTCCTTTCTCAACAGGTTATCCTGAGGAGTGAATGAGAAATAATGGGtcgtgcccagcacacagtaggtgctcttAAGAGTCTGTGTCTTTCTCCTCCCCATGCCCCAGTGGCCagggagaaaggaaacaaagtcAGTATCCATCCCAGCTGTTTATTGAaagggaaggtgggatggaaggGGTGCAGGATGAGGGGCCGTGAGGCACAAGGACAGTAGGGTGTGCCCTGGGGGAGGGGGGGGCCGCCTGAGGATCCCCTAGGAGGCCCTTCAGGCTGgtggaggctgaagataggggttagggaggggagggggcgaaAGCCTTGAGCCCTGCTCTCCAGCTGTATCAGAGCGCCTTCTAGTGGTACAGAAGAGAGATGACGCCTCcggctggggagggaggagctgGTGCCTCTGAGAGGGCACATTTATTATCAGGGTCACGGCCAAGACCTGTGGGCTTGGTTTCTAGGTAGGTGGACTTTGAGGGGCAAAGACAACCCACTTTTCCTGCCCCCTACCCCCGGCTCTTAGGGACCATTTAAATCCATATCCAAAGTATATCCAGAGCCACCTGGGACCATCAGGCCTCTGACTAGTCTTTCTGGGCCAAACCTGTCCTCCACCCTGAGGATCCTCAGGGAACCAGGAAGGTGTGGGGCTGGCTCCGCCCCACCTGTAGCACAAGAGCTGGCCCAGGAGGAGGCTGAAGATGTGTTTCTAGTTCCTGCATGCTGCtttgttgtgtgaccttggacatgtCACCTCCAGCCTCCTTCACCCACCTCACCTATCAACTAGGGCTAGTAATTGCCTATGGTGGGTGGACTAGGGGGCTCTGATGCCAAAATGCAGGTAGAAGACACACTTTGAGAGGCAAACGTCTTCACTCATCCTGCAGGGAAAGTCCAAGTGAGAATCTGGGACCCATTCGAGCTGAATGACCCCCACCCCTTCATCTGTGTCTGTGGAGGGCAGTGCGTGTCCTTATCCTGGCGAGAAGAGGAATCTGATCCAAAGCCCTCATGGCAGAGAGGCAGGAGCTGATGGCTTGAAAGGGCAaggggcttgcccaaggtcatgcagagGAAGGAGTGGGGACGGGTTGAAGGTGATGTTTTCTGCCCTTGAGGGCCTTGGGAAGAGGGTGTGGGTAGGAAGTTTTGGGAGGACTTGGGGAATGATGGCATCTTAGAAGAGTTGGGGCCCCACCCCTGGAGAGGGAGCACTGGGATTTGAGCTCCAGATTTGACCTGGAGTTGGGCTCTAAAGGGACCCTGCTGAAAGGGAGAAGTTGGGGAAACACTGAGAGGGGGTTGTGGTGAGAAGGGGGAAGGATCCAGGACCCACATCTGGCTCCTCCTTAGGCCATGTGGGCAGCTCAAAAGTCCCTCTTGGGCTGGATAGTCTGCACAGAAGATTGCCCAAAGGGGCTGGCAGGTGGCGAGAACCATGATTGGCCACTGGCATTGCGGAAGATGGGTGACAACTGCTGCTCTGGCTCATACCCGAAAACCTCCACGTGGCTGTCGGCTTCAGGGTCAAAGGGCTCTGCCTTGGTGTCCTGGCTCAGCCAGCCCATCATAGCCCAGAAGAGGCAGATGGCGAGCAGAACTCCAGCCGCCACACAGAGCGCTGTGCCTGCCAGGCGACAGGTGCCCAGGGCCTGGTTGTAGTCGGCTGCCCGCTGATCCAACACCAGGAACTCACCCTCACCAATGCCCTCCAGCTTGGGGGGCACTGCATAGCCAGTGGTcagagccgccacacccagcagCAGAAGCAGGGTCCCCGAGGACAGGCTGATCTGGGGAGAAGCAGACAGACCAGGAAGCAGTCAGAGTCAGCCAGGGGACCCTGGCCAAGGGATCACCTTGGATCCTCACCAGACTTAAGGGTAACCCCTTGATCCATCCTTAGGAGATGGGAATCATAGAACACACTTGCTGGGGTCTAAATGACAGGAGGCATAAACTGTCATGTTCTATTTGGAATCCTGAGGCCTCTTAATTTCCTTCCCAGCTCCCACCTAGCAGTCGGTTTCTCCAGCCAACCCTGCATTTCCCTCCATCCCAACTCATCTCCTTGTCCTTTCTACCTTCCCTGTCTCTGTTGGGTTAACTCCTATGCACCATCAGATCTCATCTCAAACCTCACCTCCTCACGGAGAAGATCCCTGGACTGAGTCAGGTCCCTTGCTTTACTCTGGGCAAACTGTGCTCATTCATTCTTCAATACACTTACCATTGTGCACACTTGGACATGTATTTTGGTTGCTATGTAAGCGATGTCTGCCTCTCCCGCAGTGCTGAGAGCCCCATGAGAGCAGACTGTGCCTGTTTTGGCTCACTAGGAGTTTTCTGTGCCTAGCATGTGCCGGCACAGAG
The Pongo pygmaeus isolate AG05252 chromosome 21, NHGRI_mPonPyg2-v2.0_pri, whole genome shotgun sequence DNA segment above includes these coding regions:
- the NRSN2 gene encoding neurensin-2 isoform X2, which translates into the protein MMPSCNRSCSCSRGPNVEDGKWYGVRSYLHLFYEDCAGTALSDDPEGPPVLCPRRPWPSLCWKISLSSGTLLLLLGVAALTTGYAVPPKLEGIGEGEFLVLDQRAADYNQALGTCRLAGTALCVAAGVLLAICLFWAMMGWLSQDTKAEPFDPEADSHVEVFGYEPEQQLSPIFRNASGQSWFSPPASPFGQSSVQTIQPKRDF